The Crassostrea angulata isolate pt1a10 chromosome 1, ASM2561291v2, whole genome shotgun sequence nucleotide sequence CAGGATTGGCCTTGGGAAAGGTAGCAAGCCAGGTACACTCAAAGAATATTCAATTAGAGTACAATGCATTCAATCAGGAACTTCAGTATttgaaacagagagagagagagagcgagagagagagagagatgtatcaTATTATGTGATTTTCTGTCATTACTCAAAATGGAAAATGGATTTATTTAAGAATATCTTTGTCTTTCTCCTTCATGGATttggaaataatttttatgCAGTTACCTACCCTGGACCTGGTAATCGGGGTCGAATGTCACCTCTGACTGTCAGGGAGAACACAAGGACCTCACCTTTGACTGTGGTAGACCCAGATTTTGACCAGTGCATGCAGATTAATAGGTATGATGTCATTGCAAATTACAGATGCAATGATGCTGTCTGCAAAATATTTGATCTGCTTCTTTACTTGACTCAGTATTCAATCTAAACAAAGTAAAAATCAATACCTTGATGATCTGTCTGACTTTGTATAATCTCAAAGAGCAATAAAATATTCTTCGCAAATATTGATTTGGATGTTGTTATCTTCATTTTTCTAgggtatttgttatattttatgcatttttattcaGCTGTATGATATgtgatttaaaacagttttgtgTCAATAGATGATGAAGTAAACTGCTGGAAGCTTTTCtctcacattttaaaaaatccttttttagAATGCAAGTTCCATCCTCACCTACCCCTAGCATCAGCAAGAACTTCAAACATCACCGCAGATCTGGATCAGACACCAATGCCAATATCAGTGACCTGGCCACGACCTGTGACCTTTACATAAATAAAGGTCAGTAATGATAGATTTTTGATCaacatttcattgatttgtCCTGTGTTGCTGAAGCCTCTTtcctcattttaaaatttgttatttgtaTACTCATTTTGGTGATTGGGAATATTTCTGttaactttcattttaatttgaagcaTCTTATCACATTCAAGATTATATTAGTAGTATAGACACCATAAACAGGTTTTATATCATTCAGcttatatgataattattgctCTGCCTCAAAATCACAATCTTTTACTCATTTATCTAaaacagtgtacatgtacataatatttaatcaaaatatgtcTGAACTGCAGACTTTATCTGAATACATCTCCATAACatcatatacatacatgtatatacatttcatataCCATACAGTACTGGTACATATATTCTGTTTAGatgaaaatatttgcatattttgGGACATGAACATTGTATTTGCAAATATCaactaaatttttcaaaatttatcacCATGTaaacactttcaaaaacaagTACATATACCAAGCTGCATTGCTGcatttttcatgtaaatttGCAATCTCTGCAAAGATATATCCTATGCAAATGCTTTGTTacaaaaaatggtaaaaaattaaacttagcAGTAAAAACATCCTTGCATACATTTTAATGCACCATTGTTTACTAACTGAATTCATTTGATTGTGTAACCTATCCATATCCTGTAGTAACctttgtctgtttgtctgtgcTTTAACACCAGGTTCTGTTAACCCCCTATACCACAGTGAAGAGTATAACCACGAGTCTCTGTCACCCCGGGTAACTAAGTATCCCAGAAGGGAGACAACTCATTACTCTCAACTGCAAAGGGACACAACCCAGAAAAGTCTTTATAAGCAGGATGGATCTAATTATTCATCCACTACAACTTGTGAAGTGACACATATTTTGGATCTTGGTAATAATTGTAGACAGAAgtgaatgttttgaaaattaaatcttcTTTATAAACATAGAAGATGCATTATAAGGGTTAAACGGTGATATTATCCCAtatgaatataataaataagAATACTTGTACTTTCTTTTGAAATGGTTACCCGCCAAAAAAGCTTTAAATAGCATTAGCTGAATGAAGTCtctattgaatttaaatttttttatgggTTTAATTTCAAGtgttaaatttttatcaaaatgttaaataaattgtCACTTGTTGTATCTGCTTTAGGTCATGTAGAAAAAGTTGTTTATAATTAACTTGACTGATTTTTGTAGATCGGATGGGACTGACCAATAGATGTCCTCAAACTCCTGTACAAGGTGTCCCACTTTATCCAACGTCATCCAACATTCTCCCCCCGACACCCACCCAATTCAACCAGCAGACCAACGCTCACCTAGAGTGTGCCATGACAGAGCAGCAGTCATCCGAAGACTCTAAGGTAGGAAGCATCCGATTGGTTAGTTTTTGACAATCTATTATCAGCAAATAAAATCTGTGCATCACTCTTTTTTTATTCCTATTGAACATGACTTTGTCATCTATGAGAATGGATTTAGGGTTAATCACTCAAGGgtacataattatattgaaaTTGATGATTACTAACATTAAATTTATGTGATTCATTTAgtgatttgtttgtttatcaggATCCCTCCCCAAGATCAGAGGAAGACGAACTAATCAAGAATAAGGATGTCAAGATGGCATTTGCAGGAACTATAGAACTCATGAGAAGCAGATCTATCTACAAAGATGAGTTTGTCCTGGAAGAGAGTCGCCCTCAAGATTTGTCCCTCAGGTCCTCAAGTAGTGAAGACTCACACAGAAGCAAGCAGTCACCGTCAAGTAGAAGCTCCTCAGGAGATCCACCTGACAATTCTGGAAAATATTCCAAACCAGCATCCAGTACAACAAAAAACAGCAAAACTAAGCAACCTGTCACAACAAGTGCTGCAACTCAGAGAAGTGCAACAGTAAAAGCAAATTCTAGTGCTGCAACACAAAGGAGTGAAAATCGGCCCCAAGTCGCAAAACCATCTAGTGTGGGTTCTAATAAACTGACTCTTCGATCTAAGCAGAACTCTGCAGTTTCAGAATCTCGGGGAGCAATTTATCTAGGAAATATAAACACCAATTCTGAACTAAAGAATATTCAAGTTGTGCCAAATTCTGGAAATAAATCAAAGAGTTCATCAGCACAAAGTAGGATTACAGTTCACTCTAGACATCTGAATGAAGACGCACTGAAGGAAGATAAACAGAATGTTAAAAGTGACATTAAATCTGGTCCCATGCAGGTTGTGTCATCCAAACTGCTCTCTAATGTTAAGGAGGAAATAAGAAAAGGAATTGACTTCAtgcaaaataaaacagaagaaacGCCAGCTGTGACTGAAGTGAAATCAGCAGAAGAAAGTGAGAGCGATAAGGAAGCTAAAAAGAAGTTTGCTAAAAGTGAGTCCAATATGCTTGCACTTAAATCAGGCGAAAAAGATGTTAATGTGCAAAGACCTGCTACTCAATCCTCTGCAAAAACCGTGAAAAAGATAGGACCTATACCCCCTAATAAACCAACAAACAACAAAGCCTTTGTCTCAACCAATACTGTTGGTCAGAAATCATCTACACCATCATACCTTCAGCCAACCAGGTCTTCTGTTTCAAGAGGAGCAAATGATGTTGCAAAAGATTCAAAAAGTAACAGTGCAAAACCAGGAACTGAAGGAAAGGGCACTGTGAAACCTGATATTTTGAAAGTTGGTCCAGCTAAAACCAGTGAATCTACATCCAAACCTTCGGATAAGTCAGTGTCTACTGTTACAAAGTCTGCTTCAAGTAGCTCCTTAGCATCTGATGCTAGTGATGTTAGTAAGAAAGTTCAAATGACTGCTGGGAAAAATTCTTCAACAAATAAAGGGGTTACAAATAGTGCAAATGTTAAAGCTTTGGGTGCAAAACCCGTGAAACCAGTTACTGGTACATCTACACAGATGAACACACCCAGTTCTAACCAGTCTGTTCCAAGCTTTGCAAGAACTCAAAGTTTTCAGAAGAATTCTTCAGCTGGCAAAGCCTCCAGAGGAAACTCTGGTGGAACAATAATAGCCAGAGCCCCACCAGCATCTAATAGAAGCGAAACAAATGGATCaggaaataaaacaactcaGGTCAAAGGGAAAGATTCTAACTCCCAGAAACCAGAGCAGGAAATTACAAATGAGGCTAAGAACAAGGTTATAAAATCAGCCTCAGTATCAAATATGGCTGAGGCAAAGGAAAATGTTCCGAAGTCTTCAAACAGATCTCAGTCTGACAGTGATTGTCCAAAGACTGAGGTTTTGAAACAGGATGAGCAACCAGCTTTTCAATACAAACCAGCAAGTGCTGGAAAGGCACCCTTGGTAGAAATTGTTACCTCAATTACACCTCGTAGGACTAAACCAGAGCCTATAGTTACTGGACCAATGCAGACACCTGTCATAGAGGATCCTTTTGCAGACATGTACCCAGACATTTCTGTAAACCCAGCAGAAAACAAACAGAATGGAAAAGGAGTGTCCGCTACTGCATATGGTTACATAGTCTCCAAGCCAGGAATAGAGAGGTCTAAAACTAACATTTCTCTCAAGAGCAGGGGTAAGAGTGGCAAGAAGAAAGATCTGAAACCTTCATCTGCTCAGCCCAAGTTAGGCAAAAGAAGGGGTGGTGCAAAGAGCAAGAGCAAAAATTCAGAGGATGCAGTTGCTAGACCAAAAAGTGGGAAGAGAACCAAGTCAGGAAGGAGAAGGAAGAAGATACCAGTGGATTCACTACTGGGAAAACAGGCAACTCAGTCGGATATAGCATTAATCTCAGGGATAGGTTGGCATGTTGCTGCAAGCTGTATAGACAAGTCTGATGTGGTTGCTGTAAAGTGTACAGATTCTATGTCATCAGGGTCATCAGAGAGTGAACATGAAGATATGGAAGAGGAGAACTTTGACCCTCTCATGATTCCTCAAGAAAGTCTCATGTTTGATAACCTTGAAATGATGACATCTGGAAATTTCAATATGGATATGGACACTCCAAGATTTCACAAGGAGCAAGTAAAACCGAAACATTTAAGGAATTCATTGAATGTTGATGTGTATCAGCACATTGACAGTGTACCATGCACTCCATCACCTCgcttcaaacaaatcaaaccaGATTTCCCAGCAAAGATGAATTTACCTAGAGTAGACAATGATGGATATAGGCCTATGAACCTTGATTTGACACAAACATCTCTGTCCAACAACCTCCATGGAAATAGCTCCTTACCACCAGATACGGATTTGCAGTTTAAATTGGAAGCTTTAAAAGCTGCTGAGCAAGAACTTGATGATATTTTGTATTCCAATCCCGCAGTGGATGAGGCAAATGAGGAGCTGAACAGACAGATACTGATCGACAAACTCACCCCTATACCTGAGTCTCCATCATTAAGCTCAAGGACACCCATCCATAAAACATTGAATGCATTAAAGGAATTTGATGAGAATGTAAAGGACGATACATTGAATGATCTGCTAGGCTTAAATGGCCAAACTCCAAGAGTGGGGAGTGAAGTGGACTGTTCGCCTAGTCAACTCAAGCGGggcaaatttgaatttgataatcCAGAACCACAGAACAGGAATCCCTCAAACTCAGGAAAAAGCAAATGCTCAGAGAGAACCAACTCATCAAGTGAAAAGAAGTCTTCTGCTGGTAGCAATTCTAGGACATCTGGATCTTCTGCAGGAAAGAAGAGTTTGCAGATGTCAGCAAGCAGTCGAGTAAAAGTTCCAGAACCTATAGGAAGAAAACAGCAAAGCCTGCATTCATCTGCAGGCAGCAGGACAGCAAGGACCCCAGCAACATCTGCAGCAAACAGAAACAAGAATTTATCAAGATCATTGAATGAAAATACTAGCAATGAAATTCAGTTATCTCTTGATAATCTCAAGTCAGCCATTCAgcagaataaaatgaaaaataaagagaGAAAACAAAAGATGGAGAATGATGACCTAAATGTCCCACTTCCCGCTGAGAATGTACCCATGCTAGACTTGAAGGATCTCCATCAAGCAGAAAATGAAGAGATTAAATCTGGAGGAAGAACAAGTcagagaaagaaagaaacagGTGGAAGATCAAccaggagagagagaaagttcTCAGAAACAAAGAGTGATGAACGAGAAGACACAAATCTGGATGAGGTGGTGGAAGAAATCCTCAGTAACACCATGTCCTCCACTAGATCTAGTAGAACACTGACGAATGCTAGCAGAAACAGCACACTCACAGAAGCTGACAGAGACCTGCTCATAAAGATGACTCAGAATGACTCTCCATTTCATGCCAAGCTTTCTGCTTCAGTGTGTGATCCACAGAGAACCTCTCAGGGAGACGAAATTGAAGATATCACAGCACAACAGCCTCAGTATCAAGTCACTGATGACCTACAAACAAGACAGAAGCAGAAATTTGATAGTGAGGCCATTGCAAAGATCATGAACAGCTTCAAACACATGGAGCTGTATGCAGGGAAAGGTGGAAGTCTGAGAGCTCTGAAAGGCAGCAGAGAACATCTGCACAAACCCCACATGAGTGTGGGTGAACCATCGTCTGCTTTAGTCCATCACAAACCACCTATCAATGTTTCAAAGGGGAAGTCTGCCGGAAAGTTTACAGAGATCAGGGGTTCAAAACAAGATGGTGGATCTCTGAGAAACAATGGTGAGAAGGAGTCCTCCTATGGATTCTCCAACTTGCCACCCCAGGATGGGACTGGGTTCATTGATGAAGATTCTGTGGACCTTGACCAGGTaaggaaaagaaatatttatttaccaGAAATCAAAGTTGTCGTTTTGTGTTTGTAGGTGAGATCCTCTTAGAATGTGatggtttttaatgtttaatcgCTGTTTTTCAGACACTCACTAGTGACATGACCCACTCCACACTGGACTCTGATAGTAGGGCAGGAAGTGCTTGTACCTCCATAAGTAACCAGTCTAATGCAGAAGACACCATTCAGTGGAAGAAAGGCAATGTCCTTGGAAAGGGGGCATTTGGAGTTGTAAGTGTCCCACTGATAATGTACAAAAGAGTAACTTCATGAAATAATCTAACCATGTCTTCATGTACAACCTTAAGCAAAAATTAAAGTTGGTGATAATGTTGCCACAGAAAAGTGTtgtaccatatatatttgtgaaTGACTTTTGATGTGTGTATCTGACAGTGGGTACTTCTGATTACAGGTTTGGTGCGGACTGACCAGTGAGGGACAGCTAATCGCTGTGAAACAGATCGAGCTGAATACGTCAGACAAAGACAAAGCTAAACGGGAGTACGAGAAAGTCCAAGAGGAAGTTGATCTGCTAAAACTGCTCAACCACAAGAACATCGTAGGGTGAGTCAATTATACTTCTCAAGACTCAATGAGAATTTGTTCTTAACTTGTATTTACTTGGGTTTTTTCCTGACTGTCATTGGcccatttgtttttatttcacatgACTCTGATTAAAATCGACCCCCTTCTCCTATATTGTCAATCAGAGATTTGGCCTGGTTTTAAAAAGACTGATGTAACTATTGTTTGCAAGTGATATCTTGGTTCGTTGTTGTTACAGATATCTAGGTTTATTATTGTTACAGATATCCAGGTTTCTTGTTGTTTGAGATATCTTGGTTTCTTGTTGTTTGAGATATCTTGGTTTCTTGTTGTTACGGATATCTAGGGTTGTTGTTGTTACAGATATCTTGGTTTCTTGTTGTTACAGATATCTTGGTTTCTTGTTGTTTGAGATATCTTGGTTTGTTATTGttacagatatcttgtttgttgttgttgttacaGATATCTTGGTTTGTTGTTGTTACAGATATCTTGGTTTGTTGTTGTTACAGATATCgaggttttttgttgtttgagATATCTTGGTTTCTTGTTGTTACAGATATATAGGTTTGTTGTTGTTACTGATATCTTGGTTTCTTGTTGTTACGGATATCTAGGGTTGTTGTTGTTACAGATATCTTGGTTTCTTGTTGTTTGAGATATCTAGGTTTCTTGTTGTTACAGATATCTTGGTTTGATGTTGTTACAGATATCTAGGTTTGTTGTTGTTACAGATATCTTGGTTTCTTGTTGTTTGAGATATCTTGGTTTGTTATTGttacagatatcttgtttgttgttgttgttacaGATATCTTGGTTTGTTGCTGTTACAGATATCTTGGTTTGTTGTTGTTACAGATATCTTGGTTTGTTGTTGTTACAGATATCgaggttttttgttgtttgagATATCTTGGTTTCTTGTTGTTTGAGATATCTTGGTTTCTTGTTGTTACAGATATATAGGTTTGTTGTTGTTACTGATATCTTGGTTtcttgttgtttgaaatatcttGGTTTCTTGTTGTTTGAGATATCTGGGTTTCTTGCTGTTACAGATATCTTGGTTTGTTATTGtaacagatatcttgtttgttgttgttgttgttgttacaGATATCTTTGGCTGTTGTTGTTACAGATATCTTGGTTTGTTGTTGTTACAGATATCTTGGCACCAGTCTGGAGGAGGAGGAGAGCGTAGTCAGCATCTTTATGCAGTTTGTGCCCGGGGGCTCTATTGCCAGCATCCTCGCCAGGTTTGGAGCCCTGGATGAAGCTGTGTTCAGACGATACACCAAGCAGATCCTTGAGGGAGTGTCTTATCTTCACCAAAATGATGTCATTCATAGGTAAGATGCCTTACTGTAAGCTATGAAAATACCTTTAGGCGTTATTTATATCACACCCTGCTGGTATGCATGAAAGAGTATTTTATGGTACTGTGAACGGTTGAAAATATTATTAGATTTCTTTAAAGTTCAGGCTTTAATTTGAGACAGTTTtggttaataaataatttttcaacaatgTGAGTACTGGTCATGCATAATTGTCTATCAATCAAACATAATTTTTTGCATGAGTTTAAGAGCACTTGCTCTGCTGAATAGGCTTCAgatgtttttatatttagtaCATGTGTACTATGTTGCATGAGCAATATCCAACAATATTTGGTTCCTTTACATTTTCAGAGACATTAAGGGGGGAAATGTAATGCTCATGCCAAATGGAATCATCAAACTCATCGACTTTGGATGTGCCAAAAGACTATGTATAAATCTCAGCATGGGACAGTCACAAATTCTGAAATCAATGAAAGGGACTCCATATTGGATGGCCCCTGAAGTGGTCAATGAAACTGGTCATGGCAAGAAATCAGATATCTGGAGTGTTGGCTGCACCATATTTGAAATGGCTACCAGAAAACCTCCATGGGCGGACATGAATCCAATGGCGGCCATTTTTGCCATTGGAAGTGACAGGAAGTCTCCACCTAGGTTACCAGAGAAGTTTACACCAGAAGCTGTAGAGTTCGTGGATTTTTGTCTGACTCGGTAGGTTCTTGCACTTTTTTTAATGGATACaaacatatacaaatgtatataattgAAATGTAGACGGacatttttagttttaatataATGGTAAATGTCAATATTAAGATATGTATGATATTGAAGCACATTAAAAGATGTAGAGTAATGAAATTTCTATCATGAATATGCTGTATAGGATTTTAAGAAAATGCACGTATGGTGTTGCAAcatgtgcatatacatgtacttaccaaACATTTAACTTACAGAAGACTAAAGGGCATTTAATATTGCAGGGACCAAAGCAAGAGACCAAGTGCCGTTAAACTTCTACAGCATCAGTTCATCACGAAGAGAAAAAACTCCAAGGGAGAGAAGAAATGATCATTGTGTAATATACTCATCTCATCGCAAAAATGCCTTAGAACTATTCATGTTCCAAAAGTCTGTGTTCTTCAAAAAGATTCATCTTCTTTATTCAAAGTTCAGTGTTTTAAATACACTGTATCATAcatgttttttatattttttttctaacttaGTTTCATATA carries:
- the LOC128177836 gene encoding uncharacterized protein LOC128177836 produces the protein MPENTESEGQGRIGSGHGRSAMTINKELQANKTRIGSAKYYDIASALMGKGKADLEELFLNAARDGDYERIETFLLRRSDVIVSIDVKDKRTGNTPLIWAAKRGHTKIVQLLLKHGADITLRNYENQTAVEVASAGIRTILLDSVERSTESFHRLLLQAAWQGNIKVLRRLLNENKVRDINCQNSEGLTALLLACRDIQLFERLSTQTNRPYDPVECVQELLAHRANVHAVDGDDMTSLHYISKSKAALAVAVMQALLTAGPDIESKDKRLFAPIHCASQTGNVECLEVLLDGGTEVNCRGFAGATPLHITAYNDHERAACSLLKHGADVTLTDDRGLTALDLARGRKIKAVLKEAWTEATQCKPSTSLAPLRTPGREDSRMSTEDVKKKKRSRGGEVIFDSMPTNVFANMKSTPNKGKPVSRHLSLKEKARRAEENMIQDIENGNFTPGPYLSTPNDNDPASVSRSTFRDGMRKLGRVRGQRVSPSPLPKVRSKERLPSISPDRGLDRESPTFSRNGKYRRSFDEGRIGLGKGSKPVTYPGPGNRGRMSPLTVRENTRTSPLTVVDPDFDQCMQINRMQVPSSPTPSISKNFKHHRRSGSDTNANISDLATTCDLYINKDRMGLTNRCPQTPVQGVPLYPTSSNILPPTPTQFNQQTNAHLECAMTEQQSSEDSKDPSPRSEEDELIKNKDVKMAFAGTIELMRSRSIYKDEFVLEESRPQDLSLRSSSSEDSHRSKQSPSSRSSSGDPPDNSGKYSKPASSTTKNSKTKQPVTTSAATQRSATVKANSSAATQRSENRPQVAKPSSVGSNKLTLRSKQNSAVSESRGAIYLGNINTNSELKNIQVVPNSGNKSKSSSAQSRITVHSRHLNEDALKEDKQNVKSDIKSGPMQVVSSKLLSNVKEEIRKGIDFMQNKTEETPAVTEVKSAEESESDKEAKKKFAKSESNMLALKSGEKDVNVQRPATQSSAKTVKKIGPIPPNKPTNNKAFVSTNTVGQKSSTPSYLQPTRSSVSRGANDVAKDSKSNSAKPGTEGKGTVKPDILKVGPAKTSESTSKPSDKSVSTVTKSASSSSLASDASDVSKKVQMTAGKNSSTNKGVTNSANVKALGAKPVKPVTGTSTQMNTPSSNQSVPSFARTQSFQKNSSAGKASRGNSGGTIIARAPPASNRSETNGSGNKTTQVKGKDSNSQKPEQEITNEAKNKVIKSASVSNMAEAKENVPKSSNRSQSDSDCPKTEVLKQDEQPAFQYKPASAGKAPLVEIVTSITPRRTKPEPIVTGPMQTPVIEDPFADMYPDISVNPAENKQNGKGVSATAYGYIVSKPGIERSKTNISLKSRGKSGKKKDLKPSSAQPKLGKRRGGAKSKSKNSEDAVARPKSGKRTKSGRRRKKIPVDSLLGKQATQSDIALISGIGWHVAASCIDKSDVVAVKCTDSMSSGSSESEHEDMEEENFDPLMIPQESLMFDNLEMMTSGNFNMDMDTPRFHKEQVKPKHLRNSLNVDVYQHIDSVPCTPSPRFKQIKPDFPAKMNLPRVDNDGYRPMNLDLTQTSLSNNLHGNSSLPPDTDLQFKLEALKAAEQELDDILYSNPAVDEANEELNRQILIDKLTPIPESPSLSSRTPIHKTLNALKEFDENVKDDTLNDLLGLNGQTPRVGSEVDCSPSQLKRGKFEFDNPEPQNRNPSNSGKSKCSERTNSSSEKKSSAGSNSRTSGSSAGKKSLQMSASSRVKVPEPIGRKQQSLHSSAGSRTARTPATSAANRNKNLSRSLNENTSNEIQLSLDNLKSAIQQNKMKNKERKQKMENDDLNVPLPAENVPMLDLKDLHQAENEEIKSGGRTSQRKKETGGRSTRRERKFSETKSDEREDTNLDEVVEEILSNTMSSTRSSRTLTNASRNSTLTEADRDLLIKMTQNDSPFHAKLSASVCDPQRTSQGDEIEDITAQQPQYQVTDDLQTRQKQKFDSEAIAKIMNSFKHMELYAGKGGSLRALKGSREHLHKPHMSVGEPSSALVHHKPPINVSKGKSAGKFTEIRGSKQDGGSLRNNGEKESSYGFSNLPPQDGTGFIDEDSVDLDQTLTSDMTHSTLDSDSRAGSACTSISNQSNAEDTIQWKKGNVLGKGAFGVVWCGLTSEGQLIAVKQIELNTSDKDKAKREYEKVQEEVDLLKLLNHKNIVGYLGTSLEEEESVVSIFMQFVPGGSIASILARFGALDEAVFRRYTKQILEGVSYLHQNDVIHRDIKGGNVMLMPNGIIKLIDFGCAKRLCINLSMGQSQILKSMKGTPYWMAPEVVNETGHGKKSDIWSVGCTIFEMATRKPPWADMNPMAAIFAIGSDRKSPPRLPEKFTPEAVEFVDFCLTRDQSKRPSAVKLLQHQFITKRKNSKGEKK